A genomic window from Ruminiclostridium cellulolyticum H10 includes:
- the rpsJ gene encoding 30S ribosomal protein S10: MSNKQKIRIRLKAFDHQVLDQSAEKIVETAKRTGAKVSGPVPLPTEKEIITILRAPHKYKDSREQFEMRTHKRLIDVVLPTPKTVDALMRLDLPAGVDIEIKL; this comes from the coding sequence ATGTCAAACAAACAGAAAATACGTATCAGACTAAAGGCGTTCGATCATCAGGTGCTTGATCAGTCAGCTGAGAAGATCGTTGAAACTGCTAAGAGGACAGGAGCGAAGGTTTCAGGACCAGTACCGCTTCCTACTGAAAAAGAGATTATTACAATCTTAAGAGCTCCACACAAATATAAGGACTCAAGAGAGCAGTTTGAAATGAGAACTCATAAGAGATTGATTGATGTTGTTCTACCAACGCCAAAGACTGTTGACGCATTAATGAGGCTGGATCTTCCAGCAGGTGTAGACATTGAGATTAAGTTATAA
- a CDS encoding IS110 family transposase — protein sequence MNCTQNNKLMQITPETMVVGVDIGSEVHFARAFDFRGFEFSKRAFRFENTREGFNAFDIWVTDLMKRNQKTKTFVGMEPTGHYWYGFGSHLQNMGVEFGMVNPYHVKRSKELDDNTPSKHDRKDPKTIAMLVKDGRYLIPYMPEGVYREIRNLMELRRQNVVQLISIQNRVKRWLAIYFPEFSTVFKKWTGKAALLTLKHFPTPQAVIKTGEEKIVATWKEEVKRAVGHKHAQKLIKAAEESIGLKHGLESAVLEIETLLDEYMIHGHRLELIMQKVEAQVKEIPSASMLLGIKGIGIVAVAGFLGAVGDISRFDAPEQIVKLFGLNLRENSSGKHQGKTTITRRGRSDGRYAIFQAVLPLVARNPEFRQLHLYYINRDNKPLKKMQSIVALCGKLIRVFYAILKTGSHYDAEKMMNDIKRPMMKAA from the coding sequence ATGAATTGTACACAAAACAATAAGTTAATGCAAATCACACCTGAAACAATGGTGGTTGGAGTAGATATCGGTAGCGAGGTCCACTTCGCCAGGGCTTTTGATTTCAGAGGATTTGAATTTTCTAAAAGAGCATTTAGGTTTGAGAATACAAGAGAGGGTTTCAATGCCTTTGATATTTGGGTTACAGACCTGATGAAGAGAAATCAAAAGACAAAAACATTCGTAGGAATGGAGCCCACCGGGCATTACTGGTATGGGTTTGGAAGTCACTTGCAGAACATGGGTGTAGAGTTTGGTATGGTTAATCCTTACCATGTAAAACGCTCAAAGGAACTAGATGATAACACCCCAAGCAAGCATGACCGTAAAGATCCAAAAACGATTGCAATGCTAGTCAAGGACGGAAGATATCTAATACCGTACATGCCTGAAGGTGTATATCGAGAAATAAGAAATCTGATGGAATTACGCAGGCAAAATGTTGTGCAGTTGATTAGCATACAAAATAGAGTAAAACGATGGTTAGCAATATACTTTCCTGAGTTTAGTACTGTTTTCAAGAAATGGACTGGAAAGGCGGCGTTGCTTACACTGAAGCATTTTCCTACTCCACAGGCAGTAATTAAAACAGGTGAGGAAAAAATAGTAGCAACATGGAAAGAGGAAGTCAAAAGAGCGGTTGGACATAAACATGCCCAGAAGCTCATAAAAGCAGCAGAAGAATCCATTGGACTAAAGCATGGTCTGGAATCAGCAGTTCTGGAGATTGAAACTCTTCTAGACGAATATATGATTCATGGTCACAGGCTTGAGCTGATAATGCAAAAAGTAGAAGCACAAGTAAAAGAAATTCCGAGTGCAAGTATGCTTTTAGGTATAAAAGGAATAGGAATTGTAGCTGTGGCAGGGTTCTTAGGTGCTGTAGGAGATATTAGTAGATTTGATGCTCCAGAGCAAATAGTAAAACTATTTGGGTTAAACCTAAGAGAAAACAGCTCTGGCAAGCATCAAGGCAAAACAACAATAACCAGAAGGGGACGCTCTGACGGCAGATATGCCATATTTCAAGCAGTATTGCCATTAGTAGCTAGAAACCCTGAATTTAGGCAGTTGCACCTATACTACATTAATAGAGATAACAAGCCACTTAAGAAAATGCAGTCAATAGTAGCCTTATGCGGCAAGTTGATAAGAGTATTTTATGCAATACTAAAAACAGGTAGCCACTATGATGCTGAAAAGATGATGAACGATATTAAAAGACCAATGATGAAGGCAGCATAG
- the rplD gene encoding 50S ribosomal protein L4, whose protein sequence is MPKVDLYNMKGEVVGDIQLSDNVFGTDVNKDALHAVVVNQLANRRQGTQSTKTKSEVRGGGKKPWRQKGTGRARQGSIRSAQWVKGGIVLGPKPRSYRYTLPKKVKRIAMKSALTSKVSGNEIFVLDALALDAIKTKSMVGVLNNLKVDSSALLVIDSKNENIVKSARNIPGIKTAYVNTLNVFDILKYDKFIITKDAVEKVEEVYA, encoded by the coding sequence ATGCCAAAGGTTGATTTATATAACATGAAAGGTGAAGTAGTTGGAGATATTCAACTTAGCGATAATGTTTTTGGTACAGATGTAAACAAAGATGCACTTCACGCTGTGGTAGTTAATCAGTTAGCAAATAGAAGACAGGGCACCCAGTCTACAAAAACCAAGAGTGAAGTTAGAGGTGGCGGCAAGAAGCCATGGAGACAAAAGGGAACTGGTCGTGCAAGACAGGGTAGTATCCGTTCAGCACAGTGGGTCAAAGGTGGAATAGTATTAGGGCCTAAACCACGTAGCTACAGATACACTCTTCCTAAGAAGGTAAAACGTATTGCAATGAAATCAGCATTAACATCAAAAGTTTCAGGAAACGAAATTTTTGTACTGGATGCATTAGCATTAGATGCAATTAAGACTAAGTCAATGGTAGGAGTTCTTAACAACCTCAAGGTTGATTCAAGTGCTTTACTTGTTATTGATTCAAAGAATGAAAACATTGTTAAGTCCGCTAGAAACATACCGGGAATAAAAACAGCATATGTAAATACTCTTAATGTATTTGATATTTTGAAATACGATAAGTTTATAATAACGAAGGATGCTGTTGAAAAGGTTGAGGAGGTGTACGCATAA
- the rplW gene encoding 50S ribosomal protein L23, giving the protein MRLPQDIIIKPYITEKSNMEIGAGKYTFIVDVKSTKTEIKKAVEALFSVKVLQVNTMNFEGKVKRTGVHEGPRPAWKKAVVKIDTDPKPVEYLAKGGKTVTNNKKYKTSIEEFGVAQ; this is encoded by the coding sequence ATGAGATTGCCACAAGACATAATTATAAAACCATATATAACTGAAAAAAGTAATATGGAAATAGGTGCTGGTAAGTACACTTTTATTGTTGATGTAAAATCAACAAAGACCGAAATAAAAAAGGCAGTTGAAGCATTATTCAGCGTTAAGGTATTGCAGGTTAATACCATGAACTTTGAGGGCAAAGTTAAGCGCACGGGTGTTCACGAAGGACCACGTCCAGCTTGGAAAAAGGCTGTCGTTAAAATCGATACTGATCCAAAGCCTGTTGAATACTTAGCAAAGGGCGGTAAGACAGTAACAAATAATAAGAAATATAAGACTAGCATCGAGGAATTTGGCGTTGCTCAGTAA
- the rplC gene encoding 50S ribosomal protein L3 yields MKKAMLGKKIGMTQIFDENGLVIPVTVVEAGPLTVVQKKTVETDGYDAIKVGYVKVAEKKLSKPNLGQFSKTKLAPMKHLKEFRLEDISGFEVGQEIKAENMFQSGDKIDVSGVSKGKGFQGVTKRYGQRTGPNTHGSMYHRRIGSMGSGTNPGRVFKGKKLPGHMGRETITVQNLEVVRVDSDRNLILIKGAIPGPKGGLLVIKNTVKSGK; encoded by the coding sequence ATGAAAAAAGCAATGTTAGGAAAAAAAATTGGAATGACTCAAATATTTGATGAAAATGGTTTGGTTATACCAGTTACAGTTGTAGAAGCAGGTCCATTGACAGTTGTTCAAAAGAAAACTGTTGAGACTGACGGTTACGATGCCATAAAAGTTGGATATGTAAAAGTTGCAGAAAAGAAACTTAGCAAACCTAATCTCGGTCAGTTCAGCAAGACTAAGCTTGCACCAATGAAGCATCTGAAAGAATTCAGATTAGAAGATATTTCAGGTTTTGAAGTTGGACAGGAAATAAAAGCTGAAAATATGTTCCAATCCGGAGATAAAATAGACGTAAGTGGTGTCTCTAAAGGTAAGGGATTCCAGGGTGTTACTAAGAGGTATGGACAAAGGACTGGTCCTAATACTCATGGTTCAATGTATCACAGAAGAATTGGTTCTATGGGTTCAGGTACTAATCCGGGTAGAGTATTTAAGGGTAAGAAGTTGCCAGGTCATATGGGTAGGGAAACAATTACAGTTCAAAATCTTGAAGTTGTAAGAGTAGATAGTGATAGAAACCTTATTCTTATTAAGGGAGCTATTCCAGGACCTAAAGGTGGATTGCTTGTTATTAAAAATACGGTTAAATCCGGTAAATAA
- a CDS encoding glycoside hydrolase family 9 protein produces the protein MKKGRILKVTRASIMSIVILAMLATSFTVMNVSAAGTEYNYAKLLQYSQYFYDANMCGTGVGENNQYTWRNDCHIYDAKLPLDSKNTNMADSFIRQNKSVLDPDGDGMVDVSGGFHDAGDHVKFGMPEAYSGSTLGWGFYEFRDQYVTSGQDSHIKTILRYFNDYFMNSTFLDSTGKAIAFCYQVGDGDVDHAYWQAPEVDEMFRRGWFATDEMPSTDCVAAAAASLAVNYMNFKDEDPAYAEKSLKYAKALFQFAERCPTKSVNIDGPKGYYTSSKWQDDYCWAASWLYLATKDDHYLDETLKNFDYYAPSCWTHCWNDVWAGTACIIAEINDLIDKNGQVLEDRYKTLTNKSPYEEIDFWSQIAKLVDGWMTGKNVTLSPGGYAFLNQWGSARYNTATQLIALVYDKNHGDTPSKYSQWAKSQMDYLLGNNPLNRCYVVGYSDNAVKYPHHRASSGYATAEGTSPQKYVLYGALVGGPDASDQHKDVTSDYIYNEVTIDYNAAFVGASAGIYRYFGNSSMLVTPNFPPPPAEDDPEDPSGSAYWVEGFCVDVAQSDGPKATEVTLYVKSNVSKTSKNISVRYYFDSTGMTSLDPNKIEMRQLYDQTAAETDYAAEFSGPHLYKDKIYYVEVKWPNYVIANSNKKYQFAIGTYAWQNYWNPTDDWSHQGLKVVEDSWKGTPEKTDNICVYDNGVLVGGIEPDGTTPGGNTPDPTIKLGDLNNDSAIDALDLTLLKMHLLGLKILTGDALKAADIDASSTVDAIDYVQLKKIILTQAV, from the coding sequence ATGAAAAAAGGAAGGATTTTAAAGGTAACAAGAGCTTCCATAATGAGCATTGTTATTCTTGCTATGCTTGCAACTTCGTTCACTGTAATGAATGTAAGTGCAGCAGGTACAGAATATAACTATGCAAAATTATTACAGTACTCACAATATTTTTATGATGCTAATATGTGCGGTACAGGGGTTGGCGAAAATAACCAATACACCTGGAGAAATGACTGTCATATATACGATGCAAAACTCCCGTTGGATTCAAAGAATACAAACATGGCAGATAGCTTTATCAGGCAGAATAAGAGTGTGCTTGACCCTGACGGAGATGGAATGGTTGATGTTTCCGGAGGTTTTCATGATGCAGGTGACCATGTAAAATTCGGAATGCCTGAAGCTTACTCTGGTTCAACACTGGGATGGGGCTTCTATGAATTCAGGGATCAGTATGTAACAAGCGGGCAGGACAGCCATATTAAAACAATTTTAAGATATTTCAATGATTATTTTATGAATAGTACATTTCTTGATTCAACCGGAAAGGCTATAGCATTCTGCTATCAGGTTGGCGACGGAGATGTGGACCATGCATATTGGCAAGCACCTGAAGTTGATGAAATGTTCAGAAGAGGTTGGTTTGCAACTGATGAAATGCCTTCAACAGACTGCGTTGCAGCAGCTGCGGCTTCACTTGCTGTCAATTACATGAATTTCAAGGATGAAGACCCTGCGTATGCAGAGAAGAGCCTTAAATATGCAAAAGCCTTATTCCAATTTGCAGAAAGATGTCCCACCAAATCAGTAAACATAGACGGACCTAAAGGATATTATACATCCTCAAAATGGCAGGACGATTACTGCTGGGCTGCATCATGGCTGTATTTGGCAACAAAGGATGATCATTACCTTGATGAAACACTAAAGAATTTTGATTATTATGCACCATCATGCTGGACACATTGCTGGAACGACGTTTGGGCAGGTACAGCATGTATCATTGCTGAAATAAATGATTTAATTGATAAAAATGGGCAAGTCTTGGAAGATAGATACAAAACACTAACAAATAAGAGTCCATATGAAGAAATTGATTTTTGGAGTCAGATAGCAAAGTTAGTAGATGGTTGGATGACAGGCAAAAATGTTACACTATCACCTGGTGGATATGCTTTCTTAAACCAGTGGGGTTCTGCAAGATACAATACGGCTACCCAGCTAATAGCACTTGTTTATGATAAGAATCATGGTGATACACCATCAAAGTACAGCCAATGGGCTAAATCACAGATGGATTACCTGTTGGGCAACAATCCGTTAAACCGTTGTTATGTAGTTGGATACAGCGATAATGCGGTAAAATATCCACACCATAGAGCTTCATCAGGCTATGCCACGGCTGAAGGAACAAGTCCTCAAAAATATGTTCTTTACGGTGCATTAGTTGGCGGACCTGATGCCAGTGACCAACATAAAGATGTTACGTCAGACTACATATATAATGAAGTAACAATAGACTATAATGCTGCATTTGTTGGAGCCAGTGCAGGTATTTACAGATACTTTGGAAACTCATCAATGCTGGTTACACCTAATTTCCCACCACCGCCAGCTGAAGATGATCCTGAAGACCCCTCAGGTTCCGCGTACTGGGTGGAAGGTTTCTGTGTGGATGTAGCTCAATCTGACGGACCAAAAGCAACTGAAGTTACCTTATATGTAAAATCAAATGTTTCAAAAACTTCAAAAAATATATCAGTAAGATACTACTTTGATTCTACAGGTATGACATCACTTGATCCTAACAAAATAGAAATGAGACAGTTGTATGACCAGACAGCTGCCGAAACCGATTATGCTGCTGAATTTTCGGGGCCGCACCTCTACAAAGATAAGATTTATTATGTAGAAGTAAAATGGCCTAATTATGTAATTGCAAATTCCAATAAGAAATATCAGTTTGCTATAGGTACATATGCTTGGCAGAATTACTGGAATCCGACTGATGACTGGAGTCATCAGGGATTAAAGGTTGTTGAGGACAGTTGGAAAGGAACACCTGAAAAAACAGACAATATCTGTGTTTATGACAACGGCGTTCTAGTTGGTGGTATCGAGCCTGATGGAACTACACCGGGCGGAAACACTCCCGATCCAACAATTAAACTGGGCGACCTGAACAACGATTCAGCAATTGATGCTTTGGATTTGACACTTTTAAAAATGCACTTGTTAGGACTTAAAATACTTACAGGAGACGCTCTGAAAGCGGCAGATATAGATGCTAGCAGCACAGTTGATGCAATCGATTATGTTCAGTTAAAGAAAATTATACTGACACAAGCAGTATAA
- a CDS encoding DUF1657 domain-containing protein, with the protein MTVQSDLQKAVAACEAAKGTYKVMSESTQDQSAKQMYNELSSDLEKHLQYLNSRLNYVSQGNELNQQ; encoded by the coding sequence ATGACTGTACAAAGCGATTTACAAAAAGCAGTTGCTGCTTGCGAAGCTGCAAAAGGAACTTATAAAGTAATGTCTGAGTCTACTCAGGATCAATCTGCAAAACAGATGTATAATGAATTGAGCAGCGACTTGGAAAAGCATCTTCAATATTTAAATAGCAGATTAAACTATGTAAGTCAAGGAAATGAATTAAATCAACAGTAG
- a CDS encoding glycosyl hydrolase codes for MDKNNFLKVFLVLALAALIPLIPAANVPANAMLEEGIKYEFENGVQKNAEIHTDYVGKTDDGLTFDLSGATCSFIGQKGTSTSVNVDIDQTGLYELVVRYAQPYDKTKKVQYLNVNDSNQGEVSFPYTLSWREMSAGIVKLNKGTNNIEFEGYWGYTFFDYLIVKPADESITSLKVEKKLVNPDATKEAKALMSYLVDMYGKHIISGQQELCGSHNYEESEAEFTYIKDKTGKMPALRGFDFMNYRGNGLSWDDLCAERVIDWYKNKGGIPTVCWHWFSPANIGKKADNSFYTESTTFSISKALTPGTAENTALLNDIKTMSEKFKQLQDAGVPVLFRPLHEAEGGWFWWGAEGPENCVKLYRLLFDKFTNEYNLNNIIWVWTSYTYDTSSKWYPGDDVVDILGYDKYNAKDGLPNGSAISSTFYNMVKLTNGKKLVTMSENDTIPQVSNLTNEMAGWLYFCPWYGWHLTGEQNNPVDWLKQMYTSDYCITLDELPDLETYPFPSDGDIPTIMYGDLNEDKLIDAIDLALLKKCILENNQSLKSADVDGNGSVDAIDFVYMKKFLTGEISGFPASGK; via the coding sequence ATGGATAAAAATAATTTTTTAAAGGTCTTCTTAGTATTGGCATTGGCAGCACTGATACCTTTAATACCAGCTGCAAATGTTCCTGCAAATGCCATGTTGGAAGAAGGCATAAAGTATGAATTTGAGAACGGTGTTCAGAAAAATGCTGAAATTCATACGGACTATGTAGGAAAAACTGATGACGGCCTGACATTCGACTTGAGCGGTGCAACTTGCAGTTTCATTGGGCAGAAGGGGACAAGCACTTCTGTTAATGTTGACATTGACCAGACAGGACTTTACGAGTTAGTAGTGCGGTATGCACAGCCATATGACAAGACCAAGAAGGTACAGTATCTCAATGTCAACGACTCCAATCAGGGAGAGGTTAGCTTTCCGTATACTCTCAGCTGGAGGGAAATGTCTGCAGGGATTGTCAAGCTCAACAAGGGTACAAACAATATTGAATTTGAAGGCTACTGGGGATACACTTTTTTTGACTACCTAATTGTTAAGCCGGCAGATGAAAGTATTACGAGTCTGAAAGTTGAAAAAAAGCTGGTAAACCCTGATGCTACAAAAGAAGCAAAAGCACTTATGAGCTACCTTGTTGATATGTATGGAAAGCACATAATTTCAGGTCAGCAGGAGCTATGCGGGTCTCACAACTATGAAGAATCAGAGGCAGAATTTACCTATATAAAGGACAAAACAGGTAAAATGCCTGCATTAAGAGGGTTTGATTTCATGAACTACAGAGGCAATGGCTTGTCATGGGATGATCTTTGTGCCGAACGTGTCATTGACTGGTACAAAAATAAAGGTGGCATACCTACAGTTTGTTGGCACTGGTTTTCACCTGCAAATATCGGCAAAAAAGCTGATAACAGCTTCTACACCGAAAGTACAACTTTCAGTATATCAAAGGCTTTGACACCGGGAACAGCTGAAAATACCGCATTGCTTAATGATATTAAAACTATGTCAGAGAAATTCAAACAGCTTCAGGATGCAGGTGTTCCAGTACTTTTCAGACCACTTCATGAGGCAGAAGGAGGATGGTTCTGGTGGGGTGCTGAAGGCCCGGAGAATTGTGTAAAGCTGTACAGACTGCTATTCGACAAATTTACTAATGAATATAATTTAAACAATATCATATGGGTTTGGACATCCTATACATATGATACATCTTCAAAATGGTACCCTGGTGACGATGTTGTTGATATTCTTGGTTATGATAAGTACAATGCCAAGGATGGATTGCCAAACGGAAGTGCTATTTCTTCAACCTTCTATAATATGGTTAAGCTCACCAACGGTAAAAAGCTTGTTACAATGAGCGAAAATGATACAATTCCGCAGGTTTCAAACCTTACAAATGAGATGGCCGGATGGTTGTATTTCTGTCCTTGGTACGGATGGCATCTTACAGGAGAACAGAATAATCCGGTCGATTGGCTTAAACAAATGTATACCAGCGATTATTGTATTACCCTGGACGAGCTTCCAGATCTAGAAACATACCCTTTCCCGTCAGACGGTGATATTCCCACAATCATGTATGGTGATTTAAATGAAGACAAATTAATCGACGCAATAGATCTTGCTTTATTAAAAAAATGTATACTTGAAAATAATCAGAGTTTAAAGTCAGCAGATGTTGATGGTAACGGTTCTGTAGATGCTATAGATTTTGTATATATGAAGAAATTTCTGACTGGTGAAATTTCCGGCTTTCCGGCAAGTGGAAAGTAA
- the rplB gene encoding 50S ribosomal protein L2, with protein MAVKKYSPITPARRFMTSQDYSQLSKVEPEKSLLQSKSKNGGRNSYGRITVRHHGGGNRQKYRVIDFKRDKDGIKAKVATIEYDPNRTANIALLNYADGEKRYILAPVGLKVGDFVESGESSDIRTGNALPLANIPVGSMIHNIELKPGKGGQMVRAAGNAAQLMAKEGEYAQIRLPSGEVRMVRINCRATLGQIGNIEHENVKIGKAGRKRWMGVRPTVRGVVMNPVDHPHGGGEGKSPIGRPSPVTPWGKPTLGYKTRKKKKKSDKYIVKRRNQK; from the coding sequence ATGGCAGTAAAAAAGTATAGTCCGATTACCCCTGCAAGAAGGTTTATGACGTCACAGGATTATTCACAACTATCAAAGGTTGAACCTGAAAAGTCATTACTACAATCTAAAAGTAAAAATGGGGGAAGAAACTCATATGGTAGGATTACTGTTCGTCACCATGGCGGCGGTAACAGACAAAAATATAGAGTTATTGATTTCAAAAGAGATAAAGACGGAATAAAAGCAAAAGTTGCTACAATCGAATATGATCCTAATAGGACTGCAAATATTGCACTTCTTAACTATGCGGATGGTGAAAAGAGATACATTCTTGCACCTGTTGGTTTAAAAGTAGGCGATTTTGTTGAATCTGGTGAATCTTCAGATATCAGAACAGGTAATGCACTTCCACTTGCTAACATTCCTGTTGGTTCAATGATCCACAATATCGAACTTAAGCCAGGCAAGGGCGGTCAGATGGTTAGAGCTGCAGGAAATGCTGCTCAATTGATGGCTAAAGAAGGCGAATATGCCCAGATAAGACTTCCTTCGGGTGAAGTTCGTATGGTTAGAATTAATTGTAGAGCTACTTTGGGGCAAATTGGAAACATTGAACATGAAAATGTTAAGATTGGTAAAGCGGGTAGAAAGAGATGGATGGGAGTCAGACCTACAGTACGTGGTGTAGTTATGAACCCTGTTGATCACCCTCATGGTGGTGGAGAAGGTAAATCACCAATCGGAAGACCAAGTCCAGTTACACCTTGGGGTAAACCAACTCTTGGCTATAAGACTAGAAAGAAGAAGAAAAAGTCTGATAAGTATATTGTTAAGAGAAGAAATCAGAAGTAG
- a CDS encoding glycoside hydrolase family 9 protein, translating to MGLLTSERKGKTKARIACFFISGILATSGCIIPGNFNQNVYAASTSPGDYQQDSRIRLNSIGYLPEAEKKATIAASSSEFIVVNSSGTAVLTSRTTSAYNTDTSEQVNIADFSSVKTEGSYTLLVPGIGKSVTFKIDKNIYANPFKTAMLGMYLWRCGTSVSATHNGNVFSHETCHTKDAYTDYINGQHSIKDGGKGWHDAGDYNKYVVNAGITVGSMFFAWEQFKDQIKEISLTMPESNNSMPDYLDELKYETDWLLTMQYPDGSGKVSHKLSTKDFGGFVLPEKETTDRFFTPWGSAATADFVAMMAMASRAFRPYDAAYADKCIAAAKVSYAFLKANPWNTKPDQSGFTTGAYDTTDTDDRLWAAAEMWETLGDSSYLADFEASANTFTKKIDVDFDWGNVNNLGMFTYLLSERSGKNPALYNTIKSALISAADSIVAIADGHGYGRPLGATYYWGCNGTVARQTMILNIANKLSPKSEYVNTSLDALNFLFGRNYYNRSFVTGLGLNPPMNPHDRRSGGDSLKDPWPGYLVGGGWPGAKDWTDNQDSYETNEIAINWNGALIYALAASLDTMSDTPDVLSGDINMDGKVDAIDYALLKQSILGLANLTGDALRLADVNHDNTVDALDLSVLKQYLLGKITNL from the coding sequence ATGGGTTTATTAACTTCTGAAAGAAAGGGAAAAACAAAAGCAAGAATTGCATGCTTTTTTATAAGTGGTATTCTTGCAACATCCGGGTGTATTATCCCCGGAAATTTTAATCAAAATGTATATGCGGCAAGTACATCTCCCGGGGATTATCAGCAGGATTCCCGCATACGTCTCAACTCTATCGGTTACCTTCCCGAAGCCGAGAAAAAAGCAACAATCGCAGCCTCAAGCAGTGAATTTATTGTAGTAAATTCAAGCGGAACAGCTGTTCTCACAAGTAGAACTACATCTGCTTATAATACTGATACTAGTGAGCAGGTTAACATTGCTGATTTTTCATCGGTAAAGACGGAGGGAAGTTACACCTTGCTGGTGCCGGGAATAGGTAAGAGTGTAACATTCAAAATTGATAAAAACATTTACGCGAATCCCTTTAAAACAGCTATGCTAGGAATGTACCTCTGGCGCTGCGGGACGTCAGTTTCCGCAACTCATAACGGTAATGTATTCTCTCATGAGACTTGTCATACCAAAGATGCATATACAGACTATATCAATGGTCAGCATAGCATAAAGGATGGTGGAAAGGGCTGGCACGATGCCGGGGATTACAATAAATATGTTGTAAATGCCGGTATTACAGTAGGTTCCATGTTTTTTGCATGGGAGCAGTTTAAAGACCAAATAAAAGAAATTTCCTTGACAATGCCGGAGAGTAACAATTCAATGCCGGACTATTTGGATGAACTGAAATATGAAACCGATTGGCTTTTAACCATGCAATATCCCGACGGAAGCGGGAAGGTAAGCCATAAGCTGTCTACCAAAGACTTTGGTGGATTTGTGCTACCTGAAAAAGAAACTACGGACAGGTTTTTCACTCCATGGGGAAGTGCTGCAACAGCAGACTTTGTTGCTATGATGGCAATGGCTTCAAGAGCATTCCGGCCGTATGATGCAGCATATGCCGACAAATGTATTGCTGCCGCAAAAGTCAGTTATGCATTTTTGAAAGCAAATCCTTGGAATACAAAACCTGATCAAAGCGGTTTTACTACCGGTGCTTATGATACCACAGATACTGACGACAGACTTTGGGCAGCTGCAGAGATGTGGGAAACTCTTGGAGACAGCAGTTACCTGGCAGATTTTGAAGCGAGTGCAAATACCTTTACCAAGAAAATTGACGTTGATTTCGATTGGGGAAATGTAAATAATCTTGGAATGTTTACATACCTGTTGTCTGAGAGGAGCGGAAAAAATCCTGCACTTTATAATACAATTAAGAGTGCATTGATTTCTGCAGCTGACAGTATCGTTGCTATTGCTGACGGACACGGTTATGGAAGACCACTAGGAGCTACCTATTACTGGGGCTGCAACGGTACCGTAGCACGACAGACCATGATTCTTAATATTGCGAATAAGCTATCACCAAAGTCCGAGTATGTTAATACATCTCTGGATGCATTAAACTTCCTGTTTGGTAGAAACTATTATAATCGTTCCTTTGTTACAGGCCTTGGCCTAAACCCTCCAATGAATCCACATGACAGACGTTCAGGTGGTGATTCCTTAAAAGATCCTTGGCCCGGGTATTTAGTAGGTGGTGGTTGGCCGGGAGCCAAAGACTGGACGGATAATCAGGATAGTTATGAGACCAATGAGATTGCAATCAATTGGAATGGTGCATTGATTTATGCTTTGGCTGCATCTCTTGACACCATGTCTGATACTCCTGATGTACTATCCGGAGATATAAATATGGATGGAAAAGTGGATGCTATTGATTATGCATTGCTGAAACAGAGCATATTAGGTTTGGCCAATTTAACAGGGGATGCATTGAGACTTGCTGATGTAAACCATGATAATACAGTCGATGCTTTGGATCTATCAGTTTTAAAACAGTATTTATTAGGTAAGATTACAAACTTATAA
- the rpsS gene encoding 30S ribosomal protein S19, whose protein sequence is MSRSVKKGPYVLDSLLKKIEEMNKANDKKVIKTWSRASTIFPQMVGHTIAVHDGKKHVPVYITEDMVGHKLGEFAPTRTYKGHSGNEKSTSLR, encoded by the coding sequence ATGAGTAGATCAGTTAAAAAGGGACCTTACGTGCTAGATTCATTACTTAAAAAAATTGAAGAAATGAATAAAGCGAATGATAAGAAAGTTATCAAGACCTGGTCAAGGGCTTCAACTATATTCCCTCAAATGGTTGGACACACAATTGCTGTTCACGATGGAAAGAAGCATGTGCCAGTGTATATAACTGAAGATATGGTTGGTCACAAGCTTGGTGAGTTTGCACCAACTAGAACATATAAGGGACATAGCGGTAACGAGAAGTCTACTTCTCTAAGGTAA